AAAAGGTATCTTGAACCATGTTGTTACTTTCTAGATGTTCTCAATTTCAAAATCTCTTTCTTCTCTGAATCAATTTTTGCCTTTTCGGATATTATCATGATGCTTTACAGATTCTGTTCAGAGTTGTAGGtgcaatatttaaagaaattgATAAAAGCATTTATGAATCAAGCCTATTTGTCAATTTTACAACGGTTGAACTGCCAAATTTACGCAATAAATTTGCTCAGCTGATCGATTTGTTGGTAATAActatccccttttttttttttttgtgacttATGTCTTACACAATTTTGCCTAGTAATACATGAATTCTCATGCCATCTACCAGTATGAAAACAAGCAAGCTAATAAAGACAAAGTTATCATTTTGCTTCAAGATATCATTGAGATTCTGATCAAAGATATGATGGTAGATGGTGGCAGGTGAGATATAGAAGCTAATGTCTTTTCCTACGATATTATTATGTTGTGTTTATTATTCCAAATTTATCTGTTTCCTACAGAATATTGGATGTGATCAATTCCTCCCAAATGGTGAACTGCGATGATGATAATTTATTCACATATTACAACCCACAGTTATTTGCATCAAATGTCTCTGGGTTTACCATCCGCTTTCCTCTTCCAGATAAGGGTCCACTGAAAGAACAGGTGATTAAAATGAACTAAATGATATTACCATCCCTACAGaagcatatatgtatatctaaACCCCTGCAAATTCTGGTTTGCGAATTCTGATTGCTCTTCTAtttctattagttttttaaatatatgcCTTGTACTTACAGGAATGTCCTTATATAAAACATATGTTATAATACCAAACCAACTTCCTGTCATGAATTGAATTGAATGAATTGCCAACCTAAAACAAGGGTATTTTTGTAAGAAGTTGCACTTTGGTGtgattatataaaattagaaatttgcaGGGACATATGTGTAAAATGATGATTTTGCAGGCGATAAATGTGTCAAAGTCCCAAAATTGAAGCTGCATTAATGTAAGGTTCTGTTGTCATAGCAAGCATCTATCTGTTTTTGTCAGGTCAAACGCCTTTATTTATTGCTTACTACCAAGGAAAATGCTATGGATATACCAACCAATTTAGAGGCTCGACAGCGCATTTCCTTCTTTGCCACTTCTCTGTTCATGGACATGCCTGTTGCTCCGAGTGTCCGCAATATGTTGTCATTCaggtaatttcttttttttatatgcttAACAATAAATTTTCTCTTAACAATCGTTACAAAATTTACATAATAACATAGCAACTCTGACATTGCTTCTCAATTAGTTTCAGCGAGCACCTTTTTTTGTGTGCTATATTCTGAGCATCTTTTTTTTATGTGCTGTCCTTCTCATGTACATCAATAACCTATTGCTACACTAGATCATAATTCAAGCACCACATCTAGTCCCAATATTTTACAAACTTAAATTAACAACTAGATATTAAGTGTTAATGGATAATCACGTTATAATGTTCACattttcaaaagttttgttGTATATTTCTTTCGAGTATCTCTTCTTTCTTCCATAAGAGTAAGCATTTGACAACATTTCTCAGTCTAAgcaactctttttttattttagcgtGATGACTCCTTATTTCATGGAAGAAGTTAATTTTTCAGAGGAGGAGCTTCATTTAAGTCCAGATGGGGCATCCATCCTATcttatatgcaaaaaatttaTCCAGGTAACTTGAACACAAATGACAAAataattactttttcttttcttttttttctgctttgATTTTATATAAGCCTTTCTTATCATGTTTAATAGCTGAGTGGAAGAACTTTTTGGAGCGTCTTGGTCCCAAGGCTACCAATGAAGAGATTAGATATTGGGCTTCTTTTCGTGGACAAACATTGAGCCGTACAGGTATTCGAGATCATCATTTTATTGTGCCAAAAACATTATCCTTGTATGTTAAAGTTGTAACCAATCCAAATCCTTGCTCTAATACACTTGTGCCTCTATGAATTATTATAGTTCGAGGAATGATGTACTACAGAAAAGCATTAAAACTGCAGGCTTTCCTAGACAGGGCTAGCGATCAAGGTACAGAAAgaatttactcttttttctatttatcaATGATCtaggatttctttttttttttaatgaattgaTTTATTTTCTCTGACCAGAGATATGTAAAGGGCATATTGCTATTGAACAAGGACAAAGTAAGAAAAAAGGCCAACAATCATTGTCAGCCCAGCTAGATGCATTAGCAGATATGAAATTCACATATGTTTTATCTTGTCAAATGTATGGAGAACAAAAATCTTCTGGTGATCCTCGTGTTAAAGATATTATCGATCTGATGATGAGGTCTTCTCCCGTATATACTTgccatttttaaattttatttatcttgaAATTGCAATTTGACTAAAATTCCATTTCTTTATACCGAAGGTATCCATCATTGCGTGTTGCCTATATTGAAGAGGAAGAGTTAGCTGATACGCCCTGTAAGGTTTATTCTTCAGTTTTAGTTAAAGCAGAGAATAATCTGGACCAGGTAATGTGATGCTTTATTACTTAAAGACTTTCCTACAATTACTGGCATATAGTTGTTTGGATATTGATCTTGCAATAATTAACTTCTTACTACATACAACAGTATCATTGTGAAATAGTAGCCTGATAAGTTTACGGTGATGAACTGCTAATTTATAGGAAATATACCGTATAAAGCTTCCTGGTCCACCAATCATTGGAGAAGGGAAACCTGAAAACCAAAACCATGCAATTATTTTCACTCGTGGTGATGCTCTTCAAACAATTGATATGAACCAAGTATGACCCTTGCATTTCTTTAGCTCTTCTTGACAAAATGTCCATGTACTGATcatctttattttgtttttcagGACAACTATCTAGAAGAAGCCTATAAAATGCGAAATGTTCTCCAGGAGTTTGTTAGGCATCATGGAGAGCATGCTCCGACCATACTTGGGCTAAGAGAGCACATATTCACAGGAAGGTTTGTCAGTTTTCTCTCACATGGCTTACAAATACTTTTAAGTAACTTTACTAATTATAAATACTTTAGTTAACTTTATTAATTCTAGACTCTTTTTTCAATATACTATATCTACAATTGCAGTGTTTCTTCTCTTGCTGCCTTCATGTCCTATCAAGAGACAAGCTTTGTCACCATAGGACAGCGATTTCTTGCAAATCCCCTCAGGTAAAATTATGTGTCATGTTTGTATCTGTTAAGACATATATAGTATCCTTATATAGCATGAGAGATACTAAATATGTCTTAACAGTATCGATGAATGTATCAAAGAGTCGTTAAAGTGAAAGATCTACTTGTTTAGAAGAAACAGTTGCTCAATTACTCCTATTTCATACAGGGTACGATTTCATTATGGCCACCCAGATCTTTTTGATAGGCTTTTTCATTTGGCAAGAGGTGGCATTAGCAAAGCCtctaaaactattaatttaagCGAGGATGTATTTGCTGGTAAAGttactttctttttgtttttttaaatgtGATTAGTCTATTTTGCCATAAAAAAGTAcacttttttgattttgcaactttgacccactttttttttttttttttttttttttttttttttgtattcttgTATTTTGGACTGAAATTTTCTTGAATGGGCCAAACTGCTTCTTGCTGGAACTCTAGTTCACATGTTTGTCCCAAGGTAACTCAGGGGTATTTCAGTCCATAAATGAAGATTTTAACCTAAAGTTGCAAAAATGAATGTAATCAAagttgcaaaaatgaaaaaaaaggggattatttttgcaaaatccCACGTGAttaccttatatatttttatccgaGTTGCTTACAGGTTATAATTCCACGCTACGCCGTGGATCTGTAACCTACAATGAGTATATTCAAGTTGGCAAAGGGCGTGATGTTGGTCTCAATCAGATATCTCAGTTTGAAGCCAAAGTAGCAAATGGGAACAGTGAGCAAACTATAAGCCGTGATATCTACCGTCTTGGTCGGCGTTTTGACTTTTTCCGAATGCTTTCTTGTTATTTCTCTACAGTTGGATTTTACTTCAATAGCCTAGTatgtaactctctctctctctctctctctctctatatatatatatatatacatatttgtatattttgcaTCCATATACATCCATGTGTTAATGTACATATGCATCTATGTATGCATGAGGATATGTACTTTTGCATGCATTTATGTACGCATGTAtctatgcatgcatgcatgtgtgtGTAAATATGTATGTTTGTACAGATAtgcacatatatatgtacatccACATACATCCATGTGTTaatatacatatgcatatatgtatgtcCATATGTATAGATATATGGATATGTACTTTTGTTTTGTATGAATGTACAGATACACATGTATGTGTTTGTATAACATCATACTCCGAAGCCCaaacatacatgcatacatacatatatctaCATGCATGTGTGCATGCATACATTCAGGCATACACGAATTTCCAATACATATGTGTCCAACCATGGTTGTCAATTAGACTTCATACTTACGTAAATTCTTCTTTTcagttattaaaaaattagcACCAGGTGATCTTCAGTTATGATATGTTCTGTTGATCAAGATTGATATCAtcttactaaattttaaaacgtGAGGGTCCGGGAATTGCTGAACAAACTTAAAAGACATCTATAACAAATTTCCTTTACACAGTCAATTAATCTAACAATTCCTCAATAATGTTGCAGATCTCAATTGTTGGGGTTTACATTTTCCTGTATGGACAGTTGTACTTGGTTCTTAGTGGAGTGGAGAAAGCACTTTTAACTGAAGCTCGAGCTCAAAATATGAAATCTTTAGAAACAGCCCTTGCATCCCAATCTTTTCTGCAGCTAGGACTTCTCACTGGCTTACCTATGGTTATGGAACTATGTCTTGAAAAAGGATTCCGTACGGCTCTAACAGACTTCATTCTGATGCAACTGCAGCTCGCCTCTGTCTTTTTCACATTCTCTCTTGGAACAAAGGCCCACTACTTTGGTCGGACTATTCTCCATGGCGGAGCCAAATACCGGCCCACAGGTCGCAAGTTTGTGGTTTTCCATGCCAGTTTCACTGAAAACTATCGACTATACTCGCGAAGCCACTTTGTCAAAGGATTCGAATTGATATTTCTGTTGGTAATATATAATCTGTTCAGAAAATCTTATCAGAGCAATATGGCTTATTTAATGGTCACGTATTCTACGTGGTTCATGGCGGTGACGTGGCTCTTCACGCCTTTTCTTTTCAACCCTTCCGGTTTTCAATGGCGAAAGATAgttgaggattgggtcgagtgGAATAGGTGGATGAGTAACCAAGGAGGTATAGGAGTACAACCGGACAAGAGCTGGGAGTCTTGGTGGGATGCTGAGCACGCACATCTAAGGCATTCAGTGGTGAGCTCTAGAGTTCTTGAagttcttctctctctaaggtTCTTCATTTATCAATACGGCCTTGTCTATCACCTCGACATTTCTCAACAAAACAAGAATTTTGTGGTTTATGTGCTTTCCTGGCTCGTGATAGTTGCCATTGTTGCACTAGTCAAGGTATGGGATCCATTActcaaaagtttgattttattttcattccatCCTGTATGTAATAAAGAAATATAGGAATCCACAACCCCATTGCATTAGAAAGTAGGAGCTATTACTCCAACATCCTACAAAATTACACCCCTATAGAATTTGCAGTTTCATATCTATACCCCTTGAAGTGTTATTTCTTATGAAAGCACCACTATGTGAAGTGTTATTTCTTATGAAAGCACCACTATGTGAAGTGTTATTTCTTATGAAAGCACCACTATGTGAAGTTTGCAGTTTCACAACCCCTTGAAGTGTTATTTCTTATGAAAGCACCACTATGTGAAGTTTGCAAGTTATTTAAAAGAGGGGCATTTTGTTAAATAGAATGGTACTAAGTGTAAgaagataaatttttaaatggcATGGTTGGGATTTCAGATTAGGCTATATGAAACAAATTTACAGGGTATAACTATGAATATTAAAGTTTTTGATCTTGCTGCAGATTGTAAATGAGGCTCGTCGGCGGCTGAGCACAGATTATCACCTAGCGTTCAGGCTTTTTAAGCTGCTGATGTTCCTGGGTGTAATAACCTGTTTAATTATTCTTTCAAATTTGTGCAAACTCTCTTTAATGGATCTGATCATGTGCTGTCTCGCATTTATACCGACCGGCTGGGGCCTCTTGCTGGTAAGTTTGATCGAGTGCTTTTTTGGTCTAGCTGAAGCTTCTGTAGAATTATTGTTAAGCAtaacatttcaaaaaaaatgcCTACCCAAGGATTGCCGAGCCACGGCACAGAGCCTGCTGCTCTTGTGCTGGCATCTACATCCTGTGCTCTGCTGAGTAGCCTACTACATGCGTACCTCAGCATGTAGTAACATGCCATGAGCATGATATTAGATACTAAATTCTCATGGTCAGCATGGCTATCCCCAGTGCTAACAGATTTTTCGGTGATATCCTCATCACCTTCACTTTgcagaagaagaaaaagctccaaattggagcttctatTCTTGAACTTGTTTTGACTTCCTGCGACAGTAAAAGCCCATTTTCTGATTGACCCAACATGGTCCTGCTGCTTTTCAAAGCAGAGAAGCTATTCTCAACGCCATGCCAAACAAGCACTCAAAATGCATCGAGTTAATGCAggctctcctttttcttttttatcgtTTGAACTCTTTCGTTTCCCTTTGCTCCAGATTGTGCAAGTTTTGAGACCGATGATAGAGGACTACGCAATATGGGAGCCTATCCAGGTTATTGCTCATGCCTATGACTATGGAATGGGTTCAGTACTATTTGCGCCAATCGCCGCATTAGCATGGATGCCTGTAATCTCAGCCATTCAAACTCGCGTTCTTTTCAACCAGGCATTCAGCCGTCAATTGCAGATTCAACCTATTCTTGCGGGGAAAAGCAAATATAGGTAGATTGAGGCTACATTTCAGTTGCCATTTTATAGCTGGTATTTTTTGGTACATGAAATCTCCTTGTGTAGATAGTTTAATACAatccattttttttgtttcttataaATGCCTTTGCACTAAAGTTCATGTAACAATTTTAGCTTGAATATTGTTATCTGTCTCTATGAACTTTGAAAATGCATGTTTCAAAGGATTTGAGTGAATTTTTTTAGAGATTGAAGGGAGAGGGAGTATGTTTACTTTCAGAATGTTGAGATTTTTAAGGAACCACAGAGCATAATAAcccaacaaaaaagaaaaagagaaaaaaaatagaaaaaaaaaaaaacttgttactGTATAAAATGGCATTTGGAACAACGGAAAAATTAATCTGATAAACCCTTCGGCCCGTGCATTTCATTAGAATTCTTGTAAATCCCCAATATCAAAACTAAATAAAACCAAAATTAATCAATTATGAAAAATCAaggaataaacaaataaaactaaCAGATGAGTACGACCtccaccaccgccaccacctTGGTCTATGACGTCTTTTAGAAGTAATTGGAAGCGCCTAAATTGTTAAGAAATTTATACAAATCACGAGGGTGCGGGCCTCATACGTTGTGGGAAGAATCAatcttttcaatttaatttctaCTCTCATTTACGTTCGGAAGCAGACATACTTAACAAGGTTATTCGCAACGAATTCCTTCCATGATCATCGCCACAATCATAAATAAGAGAGTCACGGAGTTGGGCCCAATGTGCAAGTAGTTCCCTCGAAGTTGAGGAGCTCTTTCTCCAAATGTACTGAAGCATCAAAATCCGGTGCGTCCATGTTCCTGAGCTTCTGCTGATAATACACTTCTCGCAATCTCTCAAGCTCCTTCTTTAGTTCCTCTTGGTGAGCTACAAAATGTTTGTTCAAACTCAAATAAATGAAAGGCACCAACCATCTAGGGCTATATCATCTTTGAATTTGTGCTTAAACACTTCAGCCCACGATCTTAAACAACATTCTAATTAAAGTGGCCTTACTAATTTTTTGGGATATATTACACAATTGCACGTGAGTTTCACTTTAATCCCTGAACTCTAAATAGTTATATTCTGAAGCATTATAGAGAGATCGAACTTGATTGTTCTCAAGTCCATTATGTGTTGGTCTAAATACTTCTCCATGTAAGTAGAAGTTGTActttaaaacttaattagaataaatttaGTACTGTATTTCTTCTAATTGTAAGTTTGAAAcactatttaaataaataataccaTGTGCAATTAATTATAGAGATAGATAtatggaaagagagagagagagagagagagagagagagagagagagagagtcaccATCTTTAAAAATGTTATCTTGGGCGAGGGCAGCAATGCGCTGCTTAAGATGGCTGTTGCCGACCGTGAGCAGCGAGCGCTGGTGATCCAGAAAGGCCACTCGAGGGGACAACGCAGAAACCTCCGTCTTCATAATTAAGCATAATATCATACAATAACAACGAAATTAGTATAAATCATATGTAACAAGATGTTaatgaataatatataatatggaTAAAGAGtctggctatggtgcttgtaaaagtaccaatcACTTTGTGCTTATaggtttttaaccgttagatcagCACTATTGATCATTtacatccgttagattatactattcaaccaaccacccactcaaccctaagttgtgcatatcatcctaaccacatattttttaatctaaaggctaaaaacttacaagtactaATGtcttggtatttttaaaagcataggagctcaattctatagagtccggctatggtgcttgtaaaagcaccaatcaTTTTGTACTTGTaggtttttaaccgttagatcagTACTGTTGAATAtttacacccgttagattatactattcaaccaaccacccactcatgAAATTTACTAAATACCTGCAGCGTCGTCACGCTCCGTTCTAACTCGGAGATGTACTGCAGCTTCCGCACTCGCGATCTCTGCGCCGATTGCCTATTCGCCAATATCCTACACAAACCATATATACCgagagaaaatttcaaatttcatgaaaaaaaaagagagataatttcatttttattaatACTCGGCAATTTTTGTCGCGTACATTTTAACAGATCAGATTTTAACTCGTGATCGATCTTACGTGTTTGATATTACCTAGCTAGTGTATAAACAATTTGTACATGTGCCGTTGAAAGAGCTACAGCTACATGCATCTCTTCTTGAAGCTTAATTGTAGTTTTTAATTAGAGAAATGTTAGATCTACAACCAAAATTAAGATCCAATCACGTACTTTGAGGGTTTAGCTAATCTTTAGATGATCAAAATTATAGGATTGCAATCCAAAGTGGCCGGTGAATGGCGGCTTACTGATCACCTTTTAACCCTCTTGGGGTCAACTATCTtctccgccgccgtcgtctCTTCCTGCGGCGGCGCCCCCGCGGTCGGCTCCGCCTCCTCGCACGGCATGCCATTCACGCCGCTGCGGTCCGACGGCGACGACACGACCGGCGCCGCGTCATCGGGGAACATGGCCATGAGCTGGTCGTCGTTGTTGTCGAAGCCGCCGAGTCCTTCGCCACCCCTGCCGACGCACTCCTCGAGAAATGCGACGGAGTCGCTCACCGACCGGCGGTGGGCCCCGCGCCTGGCGGCGGAGAAGCCGAGGAACTCGCTGGCCCACGGCGCCGCCGGCTGGTGAGTGGGCGTGATGTTGGGGACCTTCGGAGGCAACTGCGCCATTTTGCTGAAGCGAACGAGAACCAAACAAGCCCAGTAGTTCGCAATGCTACAGTGAAACCATATTTTATGCAATATGGTTTGTGTAAATGCTAAGATCCCTATACTTGCAAAAACTCAGTATTATGGGTATAGTAGGGAAATAGACGTGAAGCGATCTCCTCTATGACGTACACCTCTTCTCTCTACAACACATATATATCCATTAATGTACTTGCGATCTCCATAGGCGTCGTAGTTAATTTGAGCGCATGCACATCATCCCTTTCAATGGGCTCGAAAGAAATATCGAATGAATGAAGAAGGTAAGCCACATGAGAGGAGGAGGTACAGCTAGTAAAGAAAGAGTATTAATTTCATGCACCCGGCGCACCGTACACTACACTTCATGTTCAATTATTAATATTCACCGTATCAGCGCGTGATTCAATCAATACGATCTATAATATCTGAAGTACTtatatgtaaaatattataagctAGTTTTGATAGGCTGTTGTTTCAGAAACTAAATACGTATTccacatttgtaatttttgatataattaagcagactttttttttactcccattaagtataatatatactttataattgaatttttaaaagtgCAATATATGGTGCAGTGGGTGCACGTAATAGTTTCTCCAGCTAAAAGTTAGTATGAGTGAGGTGAGTCCCTGCTGCTGCAATAGTATATTATTGACATTTTGGATCCacaagtgtgtgtgtgtgttgtgtgtatacatatattgagctaggttggtatactatcagtaccacgctgtttttaatgatgcggtttccaaatcgacgatcggctccgttagacttgatctacactattgaaagtatttggaaactaaatttcataatttttcggtatcttTTACCCatcaaatgagtagtctaaaaatgaacagttgaaaataaaaatctcataaaaaatgatgataaaagacttgaatttaagatcagagatattgatcttattctaaatagtgaaaaaaaatttctataaaaatttcattagatttgaattgttttacactgttaaattcacaaacgcatcacatctaccattaaaattgtcaatttgaaaaCTTTTGATcgctagccaaatgatgtcaaaatattataaaatttagtttccaaatatttttaatagtgtagatcaagtctaataaagccgatcatcgatttgaaaaccgcatcattgaaaacaatttggtagcacggaggcctccgtgttaccgatagtatataTTAACctagctcaatatatatagatatgtatatatagaatgaggctattatgcttctggaagcacggagccttccatgcttctaagtcgtttttgatgttgcgactttcgaatcgtcgatcagctccgttaaacttgatctagaatattcgaagtatctagaaaataaattttatgatttttcaatatcatttgcctagtaatcgaaagggctcaaaattaataattttaaaggtTATGGTGAGCCGCTTGCAAGTTTAAcgttataaaaatatttaaatcacgtgaaattttgatagaaaattttttatactatataaaacaagatcaatatctttgatctaaaattttaatatcatattatcatgttttgtaagatttttattttcagccgttgattttgagccccttagttcactaggcaaatgatatcgaaaaattacgaaatttattttctagatacttcgaatactctagatcaagtttaacggagccgatcgacgattcgaaaccGGAAGTCGCAACATCGACAACGCCATGAAAgagtacggaaggctccgtacttccagaagaATAGTAGTCCCACta
This DNA window, taken from Ananas comosus cultivar F153 linkage group 5, ASM154086v1, whole genome shotgun sequence, encodes the following:
- the LOC109710504 gene encoding putative callose synthase 8 isoform X1, with the protein product MVVPIPKRLLHIVPWTRSFPRRGPRTARPGIVDASAVAAPPPPPPRRRPSSSSSAAYAAEPFDSEKLPPMLVSEIRPFLRVANQIESESPRAAYLCRFHAFEKAHMMDPHSSVRGVRQFKTTLLQRLEQDEEITISKRKEKNDARELKSLYEKKKSVNAHEVASVLLEALRAVVSGAGLENFAAGEDMSGLYSRYNILPLHSSGGQQAIMLLPEIKAAVSAVYNVRGLPLANDDEETGGHRDLFEWLESWFGFQKGNVANQREHLILLLANIHVRLNPKPSMSKVSPAGILLFSSFFLIISLTVVCLFCQLDDRAVNELMVKILKNYVTWCKFLGRKSNIWLPSIKQEVQQHKILYIALYLLIWGEASNLRLMPECICYIFHHMAYELYGVLSGAVSLNTREKVRPAYGGDCESFLKNVVTPIYKVIYEEAQKNKNGVSDHSKWRNYDDLNEFFWSVDCFKLGWPMRLDNEFFCTSSSPNQSINSQVSATTACQQKWLGKTNFIEIRSFWHLFRSFDRMWTFFVLAIQVMIILAWHDVETPLRLLDPIIFEDVLSIFITNAVLRLVQVTLDIAFTWKAKRTMSFNQQLRFAVKLFIAAIWAVTLPVSYASSQKGSFCSTKQPNSIIGIFCLSPYMIVVAIYLISNVIGMALFFVPAVSNFLETSNWKICKVLSWWSQPRLYVGRGMQEGQTSLLKYTVFWVFLLSSKFIFSYHFEIKPLVVPTKEIMNVNINGYDWHELFPQVKSNAGAILAVWAPIILVYFMDTQIWYSIFCTIFGGIYGIVHHLGEIRTMGMVRTRFHTLPSVFNASLVPQSSTKEKKKTLKSFLENKLFKGPSIERNDLSRFALVWNQIISSFRSEDLISNREMDLMTMPLSSNMSSSPVQWPLFLLASKFSTAVNMAKDLAGNYDHLCRKIKKDDYMFCAVKECYDLLRNIFKVLIIGDLEKRVVGAIFKEIDKSIYESSLFVNFTTVELPNLRNKFAQLIDLLYENKQANKDKVIILLQDIIEILIKDMMVDGGRILDVINSSQMVNCDDDNLFTYYNPQLFASNVSGFTIRFPLPDKGPLKEQVKRLYLLLTTKENAMDIPTNLEARQRISFFATSLFMDMPVAPSVRNMLSFSVMTPYFMEEVNFSEEELHLSPDGASILSYMQKIYPAEWKNFLERLGPKATNEEIRYWASFRGQTLSRTVRGMMYYRKALKLQAFLDRASDQEICKGHIAIEQGQSKKKGQQSLSAQLDALADMKFTYVLSCQMYGEQKSSGDPRVKDIIDLMMRYPSLRVAYIEEEELADTPCKVYSSVLVKAENNLDQEIYRIKLPGPPIIGEGKPENQNHAIIFTRGDALQTIDMNQDNYLEEAYKMRNVLQEFVRHHGEHAPTILGLREHIFTGSVSSLAAFMSYQETSFVTIGQRFLANPLRVRFHYGHPDLFDRLFHLARGGISKASKTINLSEDVFAGYNSTLRRGSVTYNEYIQVGKGRDVGLNQISQFEAKVANGNSEQTISRDIYRLGRRFDFFRMLSCYFSTVGFYFNSLISIVGVYIFLYGQLYLVLSGVEKALLTEARAQNMKSLETALASQSFLQLGLLTGLPMVMELCLEKGFRTALTDFILMQLQLASVFFTFSLGTKAHYFGRTILHGGAKYRPTGRKFVVFHASFTENYRLYSRSHFVKGFELIFLLVIYNLFRKSYQSNMAYLMVTYSTWFMAVTWLFTPFLFNPSGFQWRKIVEDWVEWNRWMSNQGGIGVQPDKSWESWWDAEHAHLRHSVVSSRVLEVLLSLRFFIYQYGLVYHLDISQQNKNFVVYVLSWLVIVAIVALVKIVNEARRRLSTDYHLAFRLFKLLMFLGVITCLIILSNLCKLSLMDLIMCCLAFIPTGWGLLLIVQVLRPMIEDYAIWEPIQVIAHAYDYGMGSVLFAPIAALAWMPVISAIQTRVLFNQAFSRQLQIQPILAGKSKYR
- the LOC109710504 gene encoding putative callose synthase 8 isoform X2, with protein sequence MVVPIPKRLLHIVPWTRSFPRRGPRTARPGIVDASAVAAPPPPPPRRRPSSSSSAAYAAEPFDSEKLPPMLVSEIRPFLRVANQIESESPRAAYLCRFHAFEKAHMMDPHSSVRGVRQFKTTLLQRLEQDEEITISKRKEKNDARELKSLYEKKKSVNAHEVASVLLEALRAVVSGAGLENFAAGEDMSGLYSRYNILPLHSSGGQQAIMLLPEIKAAVSAVYNVRGLPLANDDEETGGHRDLFEWLESWFGFQKGNVANQREHLILLLANIHVRLNPKPSMSKLDDRAVNELMVKILKNYVTWCKFLGRKSNIWLPSIKQEVQQHKILYIALYLLIWGEASNLRLMPECICYIFHHMAYELYGVLSGAVSLNTREKVRPAYGGDCESFLKNVVTPIYKVIYEEAQKNKNGVSDHSKWRNYDDLNEFFWSVDCFKLGWPMRLDNEFFCTSSSPNQSINSQVSATTACQQKWLGKTNFIEIRSFWHLFRSFDRMWTFFVLAIQVMIILAWHDVETPLRLLDPIIFEDVLSIFITNAVLRLVQVTLDIAFTWKAKRTMSFNQQLRFAVKLFIAAIWAVTLPVSYASSQKGSFCSTKQPNSIIGIFCLSPYMIVVAIYLISNVIGMALFFVPAVSNFLETSNWKICKVLSWWSQPRLYVGRGMQEGQTSLLKYTVFWVFLLSSKFIFSYHFEIKPLVVPTKEIMNVNINGYDWHELFPQVKSNAGAILAVWAPIILVYFMDTQIWYSIFCTIFGGIYGIVHHLGEIRTMGMVRTRFHTLPSVFNASLVPQSSTKEKKKTLKSFLENKLFKGPSIERNDLSRFALVWNQIISSFRSEDLISNREMDLMTMPLSSNMSSSPVQWPLFLLASKFSTAVNMAKDLAGNYDHLCRKIKKDDYMFCAVKECYDLLRNIFKVLIIGDLEKRVVGAIFKEIDKSIYESSLFVNFTTVELPNLRNKFAQLIDLLYENKQANKDKVIILLQDIIEILIKDMMVDGGRILDVINSSQMVNCDDDNLFTYYNPQLFASNVSGFTIRFPLPDKGPLKEQVKRLYLLLTTKENAMDIPTNLEARQRISFFATSLFMDMPVAPSVRNMLSFSVMTPYFMEEVNFSEEELHLSPDGASILSYMQKIYPAEWKNFLERLGPKATNEEIRYWASFRGQTLSRTVRGMMYYRKALKLQAFLDRASDQEICKGHIAIEQGQSKKKGQQSLSAQLDALADMKFTYVLSCQMYGEQKSSGDPRVKDIIDLMMRYPSLRVAYIEEEELADTPCKVYSSVLVKAENNLDQEIYRIKLPGPPIIGEGKPENQNHAIIFTRGDALQTIDMNQDNYLEEAYKMRNVLQEFVRHHGEHAPTILGLREHIFTGSVSSLAAFMSYQETSFVTIGQRFLANPLRVRFHYGHPDLFDRLFHLARGGISKASKTINLSEDVFAGYNSTLRRGSVTYNEYIQVGKGRDVGLNQISQFEAKVANGNSEQTISRDIYRLGRRFDFFRMLSCYFSTVGFYFNSLISIVGVYIFLYGQLYLVLSGVEKALLTEARAQNMKSLETALASQSFLQLGLLTGLPMVMELCLEKGFRTALTDFILMQLQLASVFFTFSLGTKAHYFGRTILHGGAKYRPTGRKFVVFHASFTENYRLYSRSHFVKGFELIFLLVIYNLFRKSYQSNMAYLMVTYSTWFMAVTWLFTPFLFNPSGFQWRKIVEDWVEWNRWMSNQGGIGVQPDKSWESWWDAEHAHLRHSVVSSRVLEVLLSLRFFIYQYGLVYHLDISQQNKNFVVYVLSWLVIVAIVALVKIVNEARRRLSTDYHLAFRLFKLLMFLGVITCLIILSNLCKLSLMDLIMCCLAFIPTGWGLLLIVQVLRPMIEDYAIWEPIQVIAHAYDYGMGSVLFAPIAALAWMPVISAIQTRVLFNQAFSRQLQIQPILAGKSKYR